A segment of the Panacibacter ginsenosidivorans genome:
TCCATACAATTTTTATTGTCTCACGACTTTTTTATTTTCAAATTCGATTCCTTGCTTTCAGCAAGGTCCTCAATCGTTTTGCTTTCGAATAACCGGATGATTTGCGGTCTGATAAATTTGTATTGCACGTGCATGGGACATGGATTTTTTTCTGAACATTCTTTTAGTCCTAAAACACATTTTTCCAATTCCTTGTCCTCACCGAGTGCCTGCAATACTTTTCTTGCCGGCAGTTGTTTTTGTTTTGCTGTAATATAAAATCCTCCGTTTGGTCCTTTCACTGAACTGATGACATCACCCTTTACAAGCACCTGTAAGATCTTTGCCGTAAAATGTTGTGGCGAATCAATTGCCTTTGCAATTTCACTGATGGCCATTTTTTTTGCTTCAGAACTTTTCTGCGCTACATAAATGGCAGCCCTTAGAGCATATTCACAAGATTTTGAAAACATGAGATGAATTTATCTGAAAATTTTTGTGACTGGGATCATATTTTTTTTGTCCCGTTTTATGAAAATAAAAAACCGCTGAATTTTTGTATAAAAAAATAATAAAAGACAAATTTATCTTTTTTTATTTTACTTTCGGAGTAAACTTTTTGCTATGAGGAAATTTAATTTCATTTCATTTCTGATGAATCCGAAAAAATGGTGGATACCATTACTCATTATTTTCATCATCAGTGTTACAGGTGTGCTGATGATCGGCATCCATACCTATACCGAAGCTCCGCCTATACCCGATTTTGTTTCAGATAAAGGAGCAGTTGTTTATTCAAAAGAAGATGTGCTGAAGGGTCAGGCGGCTTTTCAGCGATATGCATTGATGGAATACGGCAGCATGTTTGGCGATGGTGCAGACCGCGGACCCGATTTTACAGCAGAAGCTTTACACCAGACTATGTTGCTGATGAATGAATATTATTCATCAACCATTAACAATAACGCCAAAGACACCACTTTACTTAAACTGGGAATTACTGAGCAAATAAAGAATGAAATCAAAAATAACCGGTACAACAAGGAAAGCAATGGCACTATCCTAAGCCCGGCGCAGGTATATGCAGCCACTAAACTGCAGGCATATTATCTGCGCTTTTTTTCAGGAACAAATGGCTCATCATTTCATCCCTCAGGTTATATAAAAAATGAAGATGAAATAAAATCTTTAACTGCATTTTTCTTTTGGAGTGCATGGGTTTGCGGTGTAGAAAGACCGGGAGAAACGTACAGCTACACACATAACTGGCCTTACGATGCGGCCGCAGGAAATACGCCAGGCAGTGCGGTAATATTCTGGAGCATCATCGGTTCATTGGGGCTCGTGTTGGGCATAGGTATTGTATTGTATTATCATGGAAAAATGGAAAAGCTTGAAGACAATGTTGTTGTTAATAAAAGCCGTCCATTCATGACACCGGAAGAAATAAAGAAATTTCAGCCAAACAAAATTCAAAAAGCTACTTACAAATTTTTCTACACTGCTATTTTGCTTTTTGCAACGCAGGTGCTTGCCGGTATTTTAACCGTCCATGATTTTGTTGGCTTTGTAAATTATTTTGGTTTCAACATTACAACCGTATTACCCGAAACAATTACCCGTAGCTGGCATGTGCAGCTTTCATTGTTATGGATCTCGGCCTGCTGGATAGGCGCTTCATTTTTTGTAATGGCAATGATCTCTCCAAAACAAGCAAAGGGGCAGGTAACACTTGTTAATACTATTTTCTGGCTTACCGTGGTAATGGTTGCCGGTTCTTTTGCAGGAATATTTCTTGGGCCACAAGGCTTGCTCGGAAAAAACTGGTATTGGTTTGGTCACCAGGGTTGGGAATATGTAGAGTTGGGAAAAGTATGGCAAGTACTGCTTTTCATCGTATTGGTATTATGGGCAATAACTTTGTACCGGGGTGTAAAACCTGTAATGAAATTGAATCAACCCTGGGCATTGCCCAACTGGCTCGTCTATACAACATCAAGTATTATTTTGCTATTGCTCTCCGGATTTATTGCAACGCCTTCTACAAATTTTGTAATAGCAGATTTCTGGCGCTGGTGCGTGATACACATGTGGGCCGAAGCTTTCTTTGAAGTATTCACAACCGTATTGATCGGATATTTTATGGTGTTGATGGGACTTGTAAGCGTCCAGGCAACGATCCGCGTAATTTATATCGCAACATTATTATTTCTTGGTTCAGGGTTGCTTGGCATCTCACATAACTTTTACTGGAATGCAAAACCAGTAGGCACAATGGCATTGGGTTCTGTATTTTCAACATTGCAGGTAATACCGCTTGTGTTGCTCTCACTCGAAGCATGGCGCTTTAGTAAGATGCCAAAGCTGCTTGAGAAAAATAATCGTGTAAATGGTGATGCAAACAAACGCTTTGGATTTTCTGAAGTGTTCTTATTCTTACTCGCAGTTAATTTCTGGAATTTCTTTGGTGCAGGTGTGCTTGGTTTTATCATCAATCTTCCCATTGCAAATTATTATGAGCACGGCACTTACTTAACGGTTAATCATGGTCATGCTGCATTAATGGGTGTGTATGGCAATCTTTCACTCGCCGCTGTTTTATTTTGTTGCCAGTTATTGTTTAAAGCAGCATGGTGGAAACCACGCATCATAAGAACCGTATTCTGGTCAATCAACATTGGCTTGTTGTTAATGGTGTTGCTCGACCTCTTTCCTGTTGGCATCTGGCAATTTAAAGCCGTAACAGAAAAAGGTTTATGGTTTGCACGGAGCAGTGTATTCATTGAAAGCCCCGGCTTTCAAACATTCACATGGCTTCGCATTATAGGCGGCGCAACTTTTGCACTTGGAGGTGTAGTGCCGCTTGTTTGGTATGTGATGCGCAGCAGAAAAAATTTCATTAAATCAACCGTCAAAAATATAAACCACGGGGTGGCTCATGAAAATATTGAGGAGCCCCAGTTGCAATAAATGATTACCCAAAAAAAATACCTAAAAATGAATCATAAAAATATTCCGCTTGCTTATTCCTGCTCGGGTTGTTCAGGTGCATCGCAAATGGCAAACTATCTTGCTATGCAGTTGGACAAGCTTGAAGTTGCAGAGATGTCCTGCATTGCAGGCGTGGGCGGTAACGTAAAGAAGCTGGTGAAGACAGCACTGTCGGGAAGAAAAATTATTGCCATAGATGGATGCCCGCTGGCTTGTGTAAAAGCATGCCTCGGCAATCATGCAATAACACCGGAGATGCATGTTGAATTAACAAAACTGGGTGTACAAAAAAAGCAACATGAAGATTTTGATATGCAGCAGGCAAATGAAATTTTGGATAAACTGCAGCAGGAAATAACCGGGACATTTAAAGAGAAGCGTGCACCTCTTGAACAACACAACTTGCTGCAATGCGTAAAATGAAAATCAAAACACCGTCTGAATCAGAGACCGTCAAAACTGAAGTGGTGTTTCCAAACGATACCAACCCAATGGGCATTTTACAAGGCGGTCACCTCGTCCAATGGATGGATACAACAGCGGCAGTATGTGCGCAAACACATGCAGGGAAAATTTGTGTTACCGCGTCTATTGACAGTGTAAATTTCAAAGCGCCGGCAAAACTGGGAGACATCATTATCATTAAAGCAAAAATTACCAGGGCATTCACCTCATCAATGGAAATATTTGTGCAAACGCATGCAAGAAATGTACTAAGTGAAAAAAAGAATCTGATCAATGAAGCCTACTTCACGTTTGTTGCATTGGATAATAAGGCAAAGCCAACAACAGTGCCTTTATTAAAGCCCGTAACAAATGATGAATCTGAACAATACAAGGAGGCATTGACACGGAAAAAGAAAAAATAAAATATTCACACAATGGATGAGGCAATTAAACTTTTTATAGAGAAACAAAAAGCAGCAACGATATGCTGTGTAGATGAGCAAAATAATCCTTATTGCTTTAGTTGTTTTTATGCACTCATCAGAGAAAATGATTTGCTTGTAATTAAATCATCTGCTTCATCGAATCATGTTAAACTGCTGCTTCAGAAGCCATGCGTATCGGGAACAATATTGCCGGAGAAGCTGAATGTTTTTCCCGTTAAGGGCATTCAGTTTACAGGAATGATGTTGCAGGTGCCAGGTGTTTACGCAGTGAATGCTGCGAAAGAATATCATAAAAAATTTCCTTTTGCATTAGCCATTCCGGGAGAAATATATATCGTGAGATTAGAAGCAATAAAGATGACAAACAGCGGAAAAATTTTTGGAGAAATAATTACCTGGCAAAGAAATGCAAATGCTGTGAAGCAGTGGTAATAAAACTGTGTACTTAATTTAATATATGTTTCATGAGTTTTCAATCTAAATCGAGTTATGATTATGATGAACTGATTGACTGTGCCATGGGAAGACTTTTTGGACAGGGCAATGCAAAGTTGCCTTTGCCACCACTGCTTATGTTTGACCGCATTATACATATATCAGATGAAGGTGGATTGTATGGCAAAGGAGCGCTTATTGCAGAACTGGACATTAAACCAGGGCAGTGGTTTTTTGATTGTCATTTTGTTGATGATCCTGTTATGCCGGGATGTTTGGGACTGGATGCATTCTGGCAGTTACTTGGATTTTATGTTGGATGGACGGGTGCGCCTGGTATTGGCAGGGCAATAGGTGTGGGAATGGTAAAATTTTCGGGACAGGTATTGCCGCAGAACCGCAAGGTTGTTTATCGTCTCCATATCAAACGAATTATTAATTACAACATCGTGTTGGGCACTGCCGATGGCACTATGGAAGTTGATGATAAAATAATTTATGAAGTAAAGGATATTAAAATAGGAGTGTTTCAAAAATAAAAGAAATGTTCATTATACTTTATTGCTTGAACTAATTAAAACATTTCAATTATAAATGCTTGAGATGCCATATAATATGCAGATGAAAGGATTGCGACGCAACGAAGATGCCATGAAATGCTGTTGCTTGTATCGCAAAAAAAACATGAAAACAATAGATAAAAGATCAAATATAACGCAACATGCTTAAGCAAACCCTTGATATACTTACCTCTTTCAACCCGCCAAAAAAGATTTGTGCAATGGGAAATATTGCCGTTGCAAGAGGAGCGATTGAAGCCGGTGTTTGCGGCGTGTTTGCTTATCCCGGAACGCCATCAACAGAAATTTCAGAAGTGTTTAATGATGTAAATGCATTTCAAAGCAAACAGGAAAACCAGGAAAAATATCCGCAGCAAACAGCGCAAAAAATATATTTCGAATACAGTATCAACGAAAAAATTGCGCTGGAAAAAGCGATTGCCTTTTCTATCGGAAACAAAAGCGCAATGTGTGTAATGAAAAATGTGGGCATGAATGTGGCGAGCGATGCGCTGATGAGTATTACGTATCAAACAATAGCTGCACCGCTTGTAATTGTTGTATGTGATGATCCTGGTGGTTTCTCCAGT
Coding sequences within it:
- the fabA gene encoding bifunctional 3-hydroxydecanoyl-ACP dehydratase/trans-2-decenoyl-ACP isomerase — translated: MSFQSKSSYDYDELIDCAMGRLFGQGNAKLPLPPLLMFDRIIHISDEGGLYGKGALIAELDIKPGQWFFDCHFVDDPVMPGCLGLDAFWQLLGFYVGWTGAPGIGRAIGVGMVKFSGQVLPQNRKVVYRLHIKRIINYNIVLGTADGTMEVDDKIIYEVKDIKIGVFQK
- a CDS encoding acyl-CoA thioesterase; amino-acid sequence: MRKMKIKTPSESETVKTEVVFPNDTNPMGILQGGHLVQWMDTTAAVCAQTHAGKICVTASIDSVNFKAPAKLGDIIIIKAKITRAFTSSMEIFVQTHARNVLSEKKNLINEAYFTFVALDNKAKPTTVPLLKPVTNDESEQYKEALTRKKKK
- a CDS encoding pyridoxamine 5'-phosphate oxidase family protein; amino-acid sequence: MDEAIKLFIEKQKAATICCVDEQNNPYCFSCFYALIRENDLLVIKSSASSNHVKLLLQKPCVSGTILPEKLNVFPVKGIQFTGMMLQVPGVYAVNAAKEYHKKFPFALAIPGEIYIVRLEAIKMTNSGKIFGEIITWQRNANAVKQW
- a CDS encoding RrF2 family transcriptional regulator; translation: MFSKSCEYALRAAIYVAQKSSEAKKMAISEIAKAIDSPQHFTAKILQVLVKGDVISSVKGPNGGFYITAKQKQLPARKVLQALGEDKELEKCVLGLKECSEKNPCPMHVQYKFIRPQIIRLFESKTIEDLAESKESNLKIKKS
- a CDS encoding nitric-oxide reductase large subunit, producing MRKFNFISFLMNPKKWWIPLLIIFIISVTGVLMIGIHTYTEAPPIPDFVSDKGAVVYSKEDVLKGQAAFQRYALMEYGSMFGDGADRGPDFTAEALHQTMLLMNEYYSSTINNNAKDTTLLKLGITEQIKNEIKNNRYNKESNGTILSPAQVYAATKLQAYYLRFFSGTNGSSFHPSGYIKNEDEIKSLTAFFFWSAWVCGVERPGETYSYTHNWPYDAAAGNTPGSAVIFWSIIGSLGLVLGIGIVLYYHGKMEKLEDNVVVNKSRPFMTPEEIKKFQPNKIQKATYKFFYTAILLFATQVLAGILTVHDFVGFVNYFGFNITTVLPETITRSWHVQLSLLWISACWIGASFFVMAMISPKQAKGQVTLVNTIFWLTVVMVAGSFAGIFLGPQGLLGKNWYWFGHQGWEYVELGKVWQVLLFIVLVLWAITLYRGVKPVMKLNQPWALPNWLVYTTSSIILLLLSGFIATPSTNFVIADFWRWCVIHMWAEAFFEVFTTVLIGYFMVLMGLVSVQATIRVIYIATLLFLGSGLLGISHNFYWNAKPVGTMALGSVFSTLQVIPLVLLSLEAWRFSKMPKLLEKNNRVNGDANKRFGFSEVFLFLLAVNFWNFFGAGVLGFIINLPIANYYEHGTYLTVNHGHAALMGVYGNLSLAAVLFCCQLLFKAAWWKPRIIRTVFWSINIGLLLMVLLDLFPVGIWQFKAVTEKGLWFARSSVFIESPGFQTFTWLRIIGGATFALGGVVPLVWYVMRSRKNFIKSTVKNINHGVAHENIEEPQLQ
- a CDS encoding putative zinc-binding protein; this translates as MNHKNIPLAYSCSGCSGASQMANYLAMQLDKLEVAEMSCIAGVGGNVKKLVKTALSGRKIIAIDGCPLACVKACLGNHAITPEMHVELTKLGVQKKQHEDFDMQQANEILDKLQQEITGTFKEKRAPLEQHNLLQCVK